AAGTAAAAATCACACATTAATTCCAAGTAGATTTTGGAGAATTTggatttcagaataaaagtgtcaaaatgtaACACTCCTGGCAGCGGTAAACTTATCCCTGCAGCCTAAAAAAGTAAAACCTGCAGGGAAATGCACTGCATTTGTCTACTTTGCAAATTCAAATACATCACATTAACATATTGATATTCAGGGATATTTGCATATTTCAGCAGATATCAGGAGTGTTCACACTTTTTGGGTGAAACAGATTCTCTCTTTTGTCCTCCACTCTATGTTTAACAACACTTTGCTCATCTGTATCAGGCTGAGAATGATAAATGGTTATACTACTTATCTTGAAGCATACTGTGCCCCCATTGATATACAAGAAGAAGTACACCCAGCCTGTTATTTCAGCTCAAAGATTTGTCttgatttgtttaaaaagaaaaaacggaCTTACTTGTAGAACCCgtagaataaaaagctttgTTCATTGGGCCACTACCAAATTCAAATTGAGTTGGTCAAAAATCCACACTCACTGGGACTCCCCCTGTATTGTCTGGCAGCCTATCAGCTGCCAGCCTGCTCATTCTGCCACACACCTGTTGCTTGTTTGCTCGTTTACCCCTCAGCACTAACTATATCAGTCAGTTTGCCTTTGTTGTTTGCCAGATCGTAGTTTGTGTTCCTGGCTGCTTTTATGTATTGCCTTTTTGGATTTTTGACCTGTGCCTGTTTACCTGATTTGAACCTTTGCCTGATGCCTCTGTGCCTCTCATGTAGTCCTGCAGAAGGAAACATCTTGTTGAGGAGAGgtgtcagaggagaatggccagactggtccaagctgacagaaaggctacaataactcagataaccacagTTGAAGACAGTAAAAACATATCCTGGTGTGATGAATCCAGATTTTCCGGATTTGTCCCAGGTTTCGGGTATTGTTTTATAGGTGTGGTTTTCTTGCCACCTTGATGCAAATCAGTCATTGCTCGAATTGTTTAATCAACGTCAGTTAGTTCTTTGTATTTCACTTCATCAGAATGCAACAGATCAAGTTACAGGTGTGATTAGATCAACAATGAAAGGACAGTTTCTGACATCTTGTGGAATGCTACAGCTCAACTGAGTATTGTTGTCACAAACTTTTCCATGAACATTGTGGTTAATTCAGTGTACTTTTTTAGCCTCCCCAGTCACCTCACCTGAATCCAATAGAACAAATTTGGGATAGATCAGGAGATTGGCAGTACGAATGTACAGGTGACAAGTGAGTAGAAATTATATCTCGTAGGACGGTTCCCAACAACTTGTAGAATCTATGAAGAGTTGAGGCTGTTTGAACAAAGGGAGGTCCTACTCAGTATTAGTGTGGTAAGTCTAGGGAAATATAGGGAAactttctaaatgttttttataaagacaaaaacGTCAGCCTTAGAATCCGGTTGAATTTGTATCAATGTGTCTTGGGCTAGAAAACAGAGGTCCAGCAGTTTCAAAGTACCTTTTAAATATTAAGTTAATATAACTGTTGACAAAAACAGAAGGATTCAAGATATttaatctttttccttttttcacctTCTCACAAACATAACAAATCCCTTCAAATGTATTAGCTACTACATTTGCAGAAATTACGTATTATGTTTGTAGTAGGCAACTGCTATTATGTTTGTGAGAAATTTATTACGTTTGTGGTTTATCATGTTGGTGGGTGTTACAATTACCTGTACAGATAAAAGACTATTAATAGGAACATTTCTAGTTAATTCATGGCAACAATATCTATAGGGAAACATGTGTTTTATGGtgacttttacattttacacacagtTGTCATAGGTGGCACCTGGCAGGTTTACATCCTTATAcctgaaatatgaaatatgacaaCAGGCATGGCAACACATGGAACAGGAACTTTGCTTTAAGGACACTTTTGAATTTTACACTTTGAAATTTTATTTCTGGCTAAAGAATGGATGTATTCATATCTCTTCTCATCTTGTTTCCAGGGGCAATAAAATGCGAAGCAACTAATCTGCCCGGATCCAGAAAGACAGGAACTTATctacacactgtaaaacattacTCTATGAAAATCAGTGCAGTAAAGTACAGAATGGAGCAATAACTAGAAAAATGTTTAGTTTATTGTAATGATTCAGACAGGCCTTAATAATTTCAGATGCATAATGTTTCAATGGCAGAAAAAAGTAAATCAGTGAGTatttgaaagaaatataaaggTGAAGTGCAGGTGAACTACATACAGAACTCACACAGTAAAAGCTTCCTATAGTTAAGTTCCTCCTCTCTAATAATGAGATTACTGAAAGGAGGCAGGCTTCTACTGTTGCTGAAGATCACTCTTGGACTGGGATCACTATGGATGCTTTCCCTACTCAGTCACCCAAAAACAAGCTGGGATCCTACCTACTTTCTCAGCTACAGCTGGTTGGAGTATACAGATGCTGATGTCGGCCCGGAGACAGTGTGCAACTGTTCAGCGATCCTGCGTGGAGAGAGGCAGGCACTGGACCAAGCCAAATTACTGACTCTCACTAAAGACTTCCGCAAGAGTGTTCACATCCCTGATGAGTATTACATTAATGCAACCAAAGACTGTAGGTATGTTGCTTTAAACTACAAGTTTTAGTCATTGTATAATTTTAACTACTATTTAAATGGACTGAATTTATTCATTCCTTTTGTTATTTGTTCAATATTGTGTATTTACAGGGAATTCAAGTTAAGCAGAAAATACTTAACACTCCCGTTAAgccaggaggaagaggactTCCCTCTGGCTTACTCTATAGTTGTTCATCATAAGGTATGTAAATTCTAAAGCCtcaatttaaattcaaatacatGTTCAAACAGTGTAGTAGGTCTAAACTATTTAATTAAGTCATTAATTTAAAAGGGCATTTCATcaattttacaaatgaaattcaGTTCAGTTGACGTACACACATAAAggatcatttattttttcatatactCTAGGTGCAGAACTTTGAGCGACTGCTGCGAGCCATCTATGTACCTCATAATATATATTGTATCCATGTGGACAAAAAATCAGATCCCTCAGTCTTCTCTACCATCATGGCaattacttcctgtttcccaaATACCTTCATGGTCAGCCAGCCTGTGAGCGTGGTCTATGCTGCCTGGCCACGCGTCCAGGCTGACCTTAACTGTATGGCTGACCTCTATAAAGCcagcacaaaatggaaatacttcaTCAACCTTTGTGGCCAGGATTTCCCCCTGAAAACCAACTTGGAGATGGTGAGGATGTTGCGT
This genomic window from Seriola aureovittata isolate HTS-2021-v1 ecotype China chromosome 5, ASM2101889v1, whole genome shotgun sequence contains:
- the LOC130169697 gene encoding beta-1,3-galactosyl-O-glycosyl-glycoprotein beta-1,6-N-acetylglucosaminyltransferase-like, encoding MRLLKGGRLLLLLKITLGLGSLWMLSLLSHPKTSWDPTYFLSYSWLEYTDADVGPETVCNCSAILRGERQALDQAKLLTLTKDFRKSVHIPDEYYINATKDCREFKLSRKYLTLPLSQEEEDFPLAYSIVVHHKVQNFERLLRAIYVPHNIYCIHVDKKSDPSVFSTIMAITSCFPNTFMVSQPVSVVYAAWPRVQADLNCMADLYKASTKWKYFINLCGQDFPLKTNLEMVRMLRSLKGGNSLESEKMPEGKKSRVTNSYKIVDGNIQGAGKAKEPPPFNLPILSGNAYIVVSRGYVRSVLEDSRIQTLIEWAKDTYSPDEFLWATIQRIPGVPGSARPNTKYDMSDMHAIARLVKWQWHEGSLGSLEAVYPECHGNHVRSICVYGAGDLKWMLKQHHLFANKFDMDTDPIAIYCLEKYLRQKALAELH